One window from the genome of Glycine soja cultivar W05 chromosome 12, ASM419377v2, whole genome shotgun sequence encodes:
- the LOC114379001 gene encoding dehydration-responsive element-binding protein 1B-like, with protein sequence MDVKMNKVESESPYYNYSSSSSSSTSSQSQLSLAFACNPNFSPDHSSLHAETWKAGVLISHKRKAGRKKFRETRHPVYRGVRQRNGNRWVCEVREPNKKSRIWLGTYPTPEMAARAHDVAVLALKGTSALFNFPDSVSLLPVAKSSSAADVRVAASKVSTIFCPSYSSVTLSSSSPSNSRVKTKPCLVDDFVKTENNVDEAKSVFFDEEAFYNMPLLLDSMAEGLLITPPSMKRAFDWDQVDCETDLTLWTD encoded by the coding sequence ATggatgttaaaatgaacaaagtAGAGAGTGAATCTCCTTATTATAATTAttcctcttcatcatcatcatccactTCTTCTCAAAGCCAGCTCTCATTGGCATTTGCATGCAATCCGAATTTTTCACCGGACCATTCATCACTGCATGCCGAAACTTGGAAGGCAGGAGTGTTGATCTCTCACAAGAGGAAAGCGGGGAGAAAGAAGTTTCGGGAGACGCGTCACCCGGTGTACAGAGGGGTTCGGCAGAGGAACGGTAACAGGTGGGTGTGTGAAGTTCGTGAACCGAACAAGAAGTCAAGGATATGGCTCGGGACATACCCTACGCCAGAAATGGCAGCTAGGGCACATGACGTGGCTGTCCTAGCACTTAAGGGCACCTCTGCACTGTTCAATTTCCCTGATTCGGTTTCTCTTCTTCCGGTTGCAAAGTCATCTTCTGCTGCTGATGTAAGAGTTGCTGCTTCAAAAGTTTCAACGATTTTTTGCCCTTCTTATTCCTCCGTAACATTATCTAGTTCTTCACCATCTAATTCCCGGGTCAAGACTAAGCCTTGTTTGGTTGATGATTTTGTTAAGACTGAGAATAACGTTGATGAGGCCAAATCAGTGTTTTTTGATGAAGAGGCGTTCTATAATATGCCACTTTTGTTAGATAGTATGGCAGAGGGTCTTCTCATTACTCCACCGTCTATGAAGAGAGCATTTGATTGGGACCAGGTTGACTGTGAAACAGATCTCACTCTCTGGACAGATTAA
- the LOC114379293 gene encoding stress-response A/B barrel domain-containing protein At5g22580-like — protein MGEFKHFVIVKFKEGVAVDELTKGMEKLVTEIGAVKSFEWGQDIESLDVLRQGFTHAFLMTFNKKEDFVAFQSHPNHVEFSTKFSAAIENIVLLDFPSTLVKAPA, from the exons ATGGGGGAATTCAAGCACTTTGTAATTGTTAAGTTCAAGGAAGGTGTGGCCGTTGACGAGCTCACAAAAGGGATGGAAAAGTTGGTCACGGAGATTGGTGCTGTCAAGTCCTTTGAATG GGGACAAGACATTGAAAGCCTAGATGTGTTGAGACAAGGTTTCACTCATGCATTCTTGATGACATTCAACAAGAAAGAAGACTTTGTTGCATTTCAGAGCCACCCAAATCATGTCGAGTTCTCGACAAAGTTTTCGGCAGCTATTGAGAATATTGTGCTACTGGATTTCCCATCTACTCTTGTGAAGGCCCCAGCATGA